The Pseudomonas benzenivorans region AAGCCAGCAGGGCAAAATGGCCAACCGACCAATCGAAGGATGGGTTGGCCGCAGGCGGCCTTGTAGTGCAGCGACGCATCAGGGTCAGGTGAGCGAGGAAGGGCCGCTCCTCCAGGCCGAACCCTGCCGTCCGCAAAGCCTGGTGCAGCTGTTCGGCCAGTTCCTGGAGGGCGGCGGGAGGCTCGCTGGGTGCCAGGTACAGCAGCCCATTGCGGCGGCGCACCAGTGTGTCCAGGCGTAGGTCGAAGGGCGCGGCCTTCAGCGTGGCGGCCAGGCTGCCGAGTTCGGCGAGCCGAACACTCGGTTGCTGGCCGAGAAAGGCCAGGGTCAGGTGCAGGTTGGCCGGCGGCACGGGATGGCCGTGCAGCCCCAGCGCATCGCGCCACTGGGCGATGCGCTCGGCCAGTTCAGTTGGACAGCGCAAGGCGAAGAATAGGCGCAGGCTGGTAGCGTTCATGGTCGTGACTTCGGCTGCCATCTCCCTGTTGACAGTATCGCGCAGGCTTCTCTAGGATGCCGCTCCATGCGCCGATTTAAACAGCTACTTGCGGGGCGCCGGGTCATTGCCGAGGGCAGGGCTCTGAGAGGGTTCTCACGAATGCCTCGAAATTCCGCTAAAGCGCTGGTTCGGTGTCGCCTCTCACCGCTGCCCAGCGGGATTTCTGAGGCGGAGACGCGAGCATGACCTGTCCCCAACCGCTGATTCGATTGGCCCCCATCACCACCGGCTTGAGCCTGCGCAACGCCAAGATACTCCTCGGCGGCAGCCATCAGCCGACCCTGCTGCGCTACCTGGACGGTTGGCCCAAGCGCTGGGGCGCTTCCCCTACCTTCCTGATCCAGTTCACCCATGCCGATGAGTCCCTGGCCCGGTTCGCCAGCGACAGCTTCGATCTGGCCGTGGTTCAGGCGCCGAGTGCCGAGCAGCTGCACGACACGGTGCGCGAGTTGACCCGGGTCGCTCGCCAGGGGCTGATCACCCGGCGCTAGTCGCCCAGGCTCAGGGGTAGTCGATTGCCACCACGAACCAGGTCTTCTCTCCGGTCGGCGTCTGTACCCGCACCTCGGCGTCCAGGGGCTTGCCGACCAGGGCGCGGGCCAGGGGCGAGTCGATGCTGATCAGGTTCAGCTTCAGGTCCAGCTCGTCAGGGCCGACGATGCGGTAGCGCGCCTCCACGCCCTCTTCGTCTTCGAGGGTGACCCAGGCGCCGAAGTAGACCTTGTCCGGATCGCTCGGGCGGGCGCTGACGACCTTGAGATTCTCCAGGCGCTTGCTGAGGAAGCGCACACGGCTGTCGATTTCGCGCAGCATCTTCTTGCCATAGGTGTATTCGGCATTCTCCGAGCGGTCGCCCTGGGCAGCCGCCTCGCTGACTGCCTGGGTGACCTGGGGGCGGCGCACGTGCCACAACTCATGCAGCTCGGCGCGCAGGCGCGCCTCGCCTTCGGGGGTGATCAGGGGGGTGCCGGCGGAGCGGGGCGGACGATAACGGCTCATGGGGCTGCGAGGACACGAGTAGTCTGGAAAGCCGCGATCTTATCAGCCCTCGCGCAGCACCGTCAGCGGGCTGACGTTCAGCGCCCGGCGTGTGCCGAGCACCCCGGCGGCGCCGACCAGCAGAGCGCCGAACAGCGGCAGGCTGAGCAGCCAGGGGTGCGGCTGCCAGCTCAGGTCGAAGGCGAAGCGATAGAGCAGAAAGCTGATCAGCTCGCAGCCCAAGGCGGCCAGCAAGCCGCTGGCCGCGCCGAGCAGGGCGAATTCCGCGCGACGGGCGCCGATCAGCAGGCGCCGTTCGGCACCCAGGGCGCGTAGCAGCGCACCCTGGCGGATGCGTTCGTCCAGGGTGCTCTGCAGGCCGGCGAACAGCACGGCCAGGCCGGCGGCAAGGACGAACAGCAGGACGTATTCGATGGCCAGGCTGACCTGGGCGACGATGCCGCGCAGCTGAGCGAGCAGGGCGTCGACCTGGAGCAGGGTCACGGCCGGGAAGGTACGTGCCAGTTCGACCAGCTCGCGCTCCTGGCGGGCGGGAAGGTAGAAGCTGGTCAGGTAGGTAAACGGCAGGTCCTGCAGGGTGCCGGGCTCGAAGATCATGTAGAAGTTGGGTTGGAAGTTGTTCCAGTCGACCTCGCGCAGGTTGCTGACGCGGGCCTCGCGGGTCAGGCCGCCGACACTGAAACTCAGCCGGTCGCCAATCTTGAGGTTGAGGCTCTCGGCCAGCTTGGACTCCACCGACACCCCGGGCAGTTCGCTGGCCCGGGCACGGTTCCACCAGTCACCGCGCAGCAGGCGGTTGTTCTCGGGCAGCTCGGCGGCCCAGGTCAGGCTGAGGTCGCGGCGGATGGCGCGCTCGCCTTGACTGTCCTTGCTGACGAGCTGGCGGACCGGTTCGCCGTTGACCATCACCAGCCGTCCGGGCACCACCGGATACAGGGGGGCGGGGTGCGGCGAGAGCTGGGCGAGGCGAGCGGCGAAGGCTTCCTTCTCGGTTGGCAGCACGTTCAGGGCGAAATGATTGGGTGCCTGTGCCGGCAGCTGCTCCTGCCAGGTGTCGAGTAACTCGCCACGCAGCAAGGCGATCAGCGCCATCGCCAGGATGATCAGACCGAAGGCCAGTACCTGGCCGGTTGCCGCCAGTGGTCGGTGCAGCAGCTGACCTAGGCCCAAGCGCCAGGGCAGGGCGGAGCGGGCCAGGGCGCTGCGCAGGCTGCGTAATCCGGCCAGCAGCCCTGCCCCGAGCAGCAGTGCGGTGAGCAGACCGCCACCGAGCAGGGCCAGGGTCAATTGCACGTCAAGGCTCAGGCGCCACATGATCAGGCCCAGGGTCAGCAGCGCGGCGCCATAGACCAGCCAGGAGCTGACTGGCACCGGCAGCAGGTCGCGACGCAACACCCGTAACGGCGGTACCCGGCCAAGGGCGGCCAGCGGCGGCAAGGCGAACCCGGCCAGGGCCACCAGGCCGGTGGCTATGCCGGCCAGGGCCGGGCCTGGTCCGCCGGCTGGCAGGTCGGCGGGTAGCAGGCCCTCCAGTAGATAGAACAGGCCATGCTGGCCGAGCCAGCCGAGCAGGGCGCCGGCCAGGCTGGCGACCAGCCCCAGCATGGCCAGTTGCAGGCCGAACAGGCCGAGCGCTTGTCGGCGCGACAGGCCGAGGCAGCGCAACAGGGCGCTGTTGTCGAAGCGGCGAAAGGCGAAGCGGGCGGCAGACAATGCCACCGCGACACCGGCCAGCAGCACGGCGGCCAGGCTGGCCAGATTCAGGTAGCGCTCGGCGCGGCCCAAGGCTCCCCCGACCTGACGGCTACTGTCGCGGGCGTCCTCCAGGCGCTGGTTGGCCGCCAGCGTCGGTTCGATGGTCTGGCGGTAGGCCGTCAGTGCCTCGGGCGCACCGCGCCATTGTTCGCGATAGCGGACCCGACTGCCGGGTTGCACCACGCCGGCAGCCGGCAGGTCGTCCAGGTGCATCAACACATGCGGGTTCAGGCTGTAGAAGTCCCCGGCTTCGTCCGGGAGGTAGGTCAGTACGCGGCTCAGGCGCAGGGTGGTGGAGCCCAGCTCGATCCTGTCGCCGACCCGCAGGCCCAGCGCGGCGAACAGCCGGGCCTCGGCCCAGACCTCTCCGGGGCGGGGGCCTGGGCCGGACTGCTCGGTGCCATAGGGGGCCGCCGCGCTCTTCAGCTGGCCGCGCAGCGGGTAGTGATCGTCTGCGGCCTTGACGCTGACCAGCTGGATGGCCACATCGCTGGTGATCACGCTGGAGAACTCGACCAGTTGCGCATGTTCCAGCCCCAGTTGCCGGCCCCGGGCAATTTGCTCGGGTGCGGCAGGCGAGGTGCCCGTCAGCAGCAGGTCGGCGCCGAGAAACTCGCTGGCGTGCCTGAGCATGCCGTCGTGCAGGCGCGCACTGAAATAGCCGATGGCCGTGCTGGCCGAGACTGCCACCAGCAGGGCGAAGAACAGCACGCGCAGCTCGCCGGCACGGGCGTCGCGCAGCAATTGGCGAACGGCCAGCATCAGCAGGCGGAGAAAGGGTGGGCGGGCCATCAGGCTGGCACGTGGTCGATTCGCCGGCCGCCTTCCAGGCGAATCAGCTGCCGGCAGCGATGCGCCAGGCGTTCGTCATGGGTGACCAGCACCAGGGTCGCCCCCCGCTCCTGGTTCAGCTCGAACAGCAGGTCGCTGATGCGTTCGCCGGTGTGACTGTCGAGATTGCCGGTCGGTTCGTCGGCGAACAACACCGTGGGGGCGGCGACGAAGGCCCGGGCGATGGCCACGCGTTGCTGCTCGCCACCGGAGAGCTGGCGCGGATAGTGGCCCAGGCGCTGGCCCAGGCCGACCCGGTCGAGCAGGGCACGGGCCCGTTCGCGGGCATCGCGGCGCCCCTCGAGCTCCAGTGGCAGCATCACGTTTTCCAGGGCGTTGAGGCTGTCGAGCAGTTGGAAGGACTGGAAAACGAACCCGACGTGCTCGGCACGCACCCGGGCGCGTTGGTCTTCATCGAGCCGGCCGAGGTCCTGACCGGCCAGGGCGACCTCGCCGACGCTCGGCAGGTCGAGGCCGGCGAGCAGGCCGAGCAGGGTGGACTTGCCCGATCCCGAGCTGCCCACTATGGCCAGGCTGTCGCCGGCGGCCAGCTCGAGGGAAAGGTCGTGGAGTATGGTCAACTCGCCTTCCGCGCTGGGAACCACTTTGCTAAGGTTCCGCGCAGTGAGAATGCTTGAGCCCATGGAGAATCCGATGCGTACAGGGTTGCTGGGTATCGTCTTGGCGCTGCTGCTCACGGCACAGACTGCCATGGCCGAGACCGTGCTGGTTGTCGGCGATAGTATCAGCGCGGCTTTCGGCCTGGATACCCGCCAGGGCTGGGTCGCGCTGCTGGAACAACGCCTGGCACAGCAGGGCTACGCGCATCGGGTGGTGAATGCTTCGCTCAGTGGCGATACCAGTGCAGGCGGCGCCGCACGGCTTCCCGGGCTGCTCGCCGAGCACCGCCCGAGCCTGGTGATTGTCGAGCTGGGTGGCAACGACGGGCTGCGGGGCCAGCCTCCCGGGCAATTGCAACAGAATCTTGCGGCCATGGTGCGGCAGTCGCAGGAGACGGGGGCCAAGGTGCTGCTTTTGGGCATGCGCTTGCCGCCCAATTATGGGAAGCGCTACACCGATGCATTCGCCGGAGTCTTCACAAGCGTCGCCGAGGAGCTAGAGGTTCCCTTGGTGCCATTCTTCCTCGAGGGGGTCGGCGGTGTGCCGGGGATGATGCAGGATGACGGCATCCACCCCACGGCAGACGCTCAACCCATTCTCTTGGGCAATGTCTGGCCATTGCTGCAACCGCTGCTCTGACGGGCTTTCCTGCCTTCGGCCTTTCGGCTAATGTGGCGCCCCCGCCCTGGAGCCCCCGATGCCGCGTCCTGCTTGGTCCTTGCATGCCTACCAACTGATCGAGCCGGACGAGCAGCTGGATCTGTTCGCCTGCCGAGAGGTGCGCCTGCATTTGGTCGCGCGCCAGCTCGAGCTGGGCGAGTTCGCCGACCGCACATTGTGCGGTGGGCTGTTGCCGGCGCAGCCGCGTTGGCGCGGGTTGGACAGACCGATGCTGCGCGATGCGCGCCTGTGCCCGGGATGCCGCAGCGCATTCGAGGCTCAGCGGCGTGGGGTGCGTCCTCCTTGGCCCGAGTGCTGAGGGCTCCCGTAGCGCCAGGCGGCGGTGTACAATCACGCAGTAATTTCGTCAACCATTCACGCCAAGGATTACCGGATGTTGTCGCGCATCTCTGCCGTAACCCATTGCCTGCCACTTGCCACGCTGTTTGTCGCGAGCTCTGTCACAGCCCTGGAGTTGCCTCTGCCGCCGGCCGGGGAGGACATCGTCGGCCAGGTGCAGGTGGTCAAGGCCAAATACGAAGATACCTTTGCCGACCTTGGCGTAGCCAACGACCTGGGTTACTTGGAGATGATCGCCGCCAACCCGGGGGTGGATGCCTGGTTGCCCGGCGAGGGCACCGAGATCATCCTGCCCACGCGCTTCATTCTGCCGCCGGGGCCGCGCGAGGGAATTGTGATCAACCTCGCCGAATACCGCATGTACTACTTCCCTAAGGGGCAAAACGTCGTGCATACCTATCCCCTGGGGATAGGTCGTGAGGGGTGGAGTTCGCCCGTGACGGATGCCCGTATCACCGGCAAGACCCCGAATCCGGGGTGGACCCCGCCGAAGTCGATTCTTGAAGAGCATGCCGCCGATGGCGATCCGCTGCCGGCCTATGTGCCGCCCGGTCCCAACAACCCGCTGGGCCCGTACAAGATGTCGCTGTCGATACCGGGCTACCTGATCCACGGCACGAACAAGAAGTTCGGTATCGGCATGCGCGTCAGCCATGGCTGTTTCCGCATGCTCAACCATAACGTGTTGCAGCTCGCGGATATGGCGCCGGTCGGTACGCCGGTACGTATCGTCAACGAGCCGTACAAGTTCGGTCGCAGCAACGGCAAGGTGTATCTGGAGGCTCATGCCCCACTCGAAGACAGTGGTGCGGCATCGGTGGTCGACAAGCACTCTGCGGTCATCAATGCCTTGCTCAAGCGTGAAGAGCTGGGCGACCTGCGTCTGGACTGGGAAGTGGTGCGCGAGGTGGTCGCAGCAGAAGATGGCTTGCCGGTGGAGATCGCCGAGCCCGAAGTCGAGCTGGTCAGCAGCGCAGCTGCCGCGTTCTGAAGTTGTGACGCTGAACGAAGCCCGCCCTGTGCAAACAGCGGCGGGTTTTTTATTGCCGGCTGACTCACCATCGTTCTCCGGGCAATAAAAAGCCGGCCCAGGGACTGGGCCGGCTCTAATAGCCGTTGCGGACTATTTACTTGCGGCTGGCTTTTTCCAGCATGCGCAGAGCGCGCTCGTTGGCTTCGTCAGCAGTCTGCTGAGCCTTCTGAGCAGCGGCCAGAGCTTCATCAGCCTTGCGATAGGCTTCGTCGGCACGGGCTTGAGCGCGAGCGGCTGCGTCTTCGGTAGCAGTCAGGCGAGCTTCAGTTTCTTTGGACATGCTGCTGCAACCGGTGGCCAGAACTGCGGCCAAAGCCAGAGCAGAGAATTTCAGAACGTTGTTCATCGTGTTCCCCTTGAGGTGGAGTTTTCCATGTAAAGCAATTTCCCAATGGTAGGAAATTAGCCGGCGTACATAGTACCCGTAACCTGAAGTAAGTAAACGGAGGCGAGGCAGGCGCCGCACTTTTTTTTTCATGATGCCGCAGGGAGCCTCTGTAAGTTGCTGTTGCTGTATAAAAAACATACAGGCGTTGTCGTGTTCGATGCTGTTACTTGCGACTGGACCTCATGGCTTTGAGCGGTGGGGCGGTTATTGAGCCTGCTCTCGGCGGTCGAAGTTGTAGTCGCATGGGCATTGGTGAGCGTCTATAGAAGAAAGCCTCCGGCCCGCGCTCCGCTGCGTCTCTATTGCCCTCATTTACCAGTTCGCGGTAGTGCACGTCTTCGCCTGCTGTTCCGGCTATACGCTAAGTCATTGATTCAGCGTGGCCGACTCCGGGGCGGCCTGATAAGCTCGGCTTCTGTTACGAGGAGCTACCTGTCTCAGGCCAAGGATGCGTGTATGTCGAAGTTGATTAAATGGGGTGTGTTGGCGGTATTGGCAATTGCCGTGCTGATCAAGCTGTCACTGTGGTTGTCGGTGCGCTCGATCATGGACGATGCGGCGCAGCGGCTGTCGCCAATCATGGATATCCGCTATGGGGGTATCACCTCTTCTTTCGATGGTCGGGTCGGTCTGAGCAAGATTGATATCCGGGTGCCTGCCATGGGCGATAGTCTGAGGGTTGAGCATGCCGAACTTAAGTTCGAGGGGCTTGGCGAGCTGTTGCGTTTCAAGGAACGCCTGGCCGAAGGCAAGTTTCCCGAGCAGATGGCGGTCAACCTGGAGGGGGTGAGTCTGGACGTCCATGGGCCATTCATGCGCCAGCTCTACGCGGTTCCGGCCGAACGCAGCGTGTTCACGGCGATGAGCGAAGTGGTTTGCGGTAAGGTTCGCGCCATAGGGACCGATGAGCTGCTGGACATGGGGTATCGCACCTTCGAGGCCGATGGCCAGTTTTCCTACAGGTTCCAGCCGGGGGCGCAGACACTCAGTTTCAACCTGACCTCCGATACCCGGGATATGGGCGAGCTACGCGTCGCCTTGTCCGTCATCAATATGCCGGATAACCCCGGTGATCTGCGGGTCAACCCGCCACGGATCCAGCGTCTGAGTGTCGAGATCAACGACAACCAGTATCAGCGTAAGGTGCAGGAATACTGCGCAGCCAAGCTGGGGCTGGATGTCGATGCCTATAGAAAGCGTGCTGTGGAACAGTTCGACAAGGTACTGCGTAGTCAGCGTGTAGCCTTGGATCAGCCGATCCTTGATGCCTATGGGGCTTATTTGGATGACCCGCAGGCGCTGCGGATCGAGTTCGAGCCGAGCGAAGGCATGGTCTGGGATGGTCTGCAGTTCTTCGATGCCAAGGATGTGATGGCGATGCTGCGGCCGGCGGTCTTGGTCAATCATCAGGCGGTTCAGCCCTTGGGCTTTTCCTGGGTCGATCCGACTTCGCGCCCGGCGCGTGCGACTCAGCCTGCTGAGGCGGCGCAGCGGGTCGGTTCGGTGGCGACCGGTGCGCGCACCGGATTTGTCGCGGTATCCAGCTTGGCCGATCATGTCGGCAAGCGCTTGCGCTTCGTCACGTACGATGGCATGTACTATCAGGGAATCCTGACCCGGGTTGCGAACAACAAGGCCTATCTCAGGTTGCAAGCCGGAAATGGCACGGCGCAGATGTCGCTACGCCTGGAAAAGATCGATAAGGTGCGGGTGCAGTTCTAAGGTTTAGGAGAGGAGTAGCAATGAGCGAGGCGTTGTCCATTCACCATGACCAGAGGGGTCACCAATTCGAGACCACAGTGGATGGTGATCGTGCTTACCTGGCGTATATGGACCTGGGTAAGCAGACCCTGGACATCTACCGGACCTTCGTTCCGAACTCGTTGCGTGGTAGGGGGATCGCTGCGGCACTGACCGAGCATGCCCTACAGTACGCCGAACGTACCGGCTACACCGTGATTCCGTCCTGCTCTTACGTCGAGCGCTATATCGAGCGGCGTCAGCGCCACCTCGCCAAGGGTTGAGCTTTGCTGAGGCGAATAAGAAACGCCGGGCAGTGCCCGGCGTTTCTTGTTCAGGGAAGTCTCAGCCCCGGTGGCGCTTCGGCAAAACGTCCTTGAGCTTGGCATGCATGCCGCGCAGGGTCTTCTCCGTGCTGTCCCAATCGATGCAGGCAT contains the following coding sequences:
- the thpR gene encoding RNA 2',3'-cyclic phosphodiesterase is translated as MNATSLRLFFALRCPTELAERIAQWRDALGLHGHPVPPANLHLTLAFLGQQPSVRLAELGSLAATLKAAPFDLRLDTLVRRRNGLLYLAPSEPPAALQELAEQLHQALRTAGFGLEERPFLAHLTLMRRCTTRPPAANPSFDWSVGHFALLASETSPRGSVYQQIAEWPLLRFR
- a CDS encoding class I SAM-dependent methyltransferase, yielding MTCPQPLIRLAPITTGLSLRNAKILLGGSHQPTLLRYLDGWPKRWGASPTFLIQFTHADESLARFASDSFDLAVVQAPSAEQLHDTVRELTRVARQGLITRR
- the greB gene encoding transcription elongation factor GreB produces the protein MSRYRPPRSAGTPLITPEGEARLRAELHELWHVRRPQVTQAVSEAAAQGDRSENAEYTYGKKMLREIDSRVRFLSKRLENLKVVSARPSDPDKVYFGAWVTLEDEEGVEARYRIVGPDELDLKLNLISIDSPLARALVGKPLDAEVRVQTPTGEKTWFVVAIDYP
- a CDS encoding ABC transporter permease, giving the protein MARPPFLRLLMLAVRQLLRDARAGELRVLFFALLVAVSASTAIGYFSARLHDGMLRHASEFLGADLLLTGTSPAAPEQIARGRQLGLEHAQLVEFSSVITSDVAIQLVSVKAADDHYPLRGQLKSAAAPYGTEQSGPGPRPGEVWAEARLFAALGLRVGDRIELGSTTLRLSRVLTYLPDEAGDFYSLNPHVLMHLDDLPAAGVVQPGSRVRYREQWRGAPEALTAYRQTIEPTLAANQRLEDARDSSRQVGGALGRAERYLNLASLAAVLLAGVAVALSAARFAFRRFDNSALLRCLGLSRRQALGLFGLQLAMLGLVASLAGALLGWLGQHGLFYLLEGLLPADLPAGGPGPALAGIATGLVALAGFALPPLAALGRVPPLRVLRRDLLPVPVSSWLVYGAALLTLGLIMWRLSLDVQLTLALLGGGLLTALLLGAGLLAGLRSLRSALARSALPWRLGLGQLLHRPLAATGQVLAFGLIILAMALIALLRGELLDTWQEQLPAQAPNHFALNVLPTEKEAFAARLAQLSPHPAPLYPVVPGRLVMVNGEPVRQLVSKDSQGERAIRRDLSLTWAAELPENNRLLRGDWWNRARASELPGVSVESKLAESLNLKIGDRLSFSVGGLTREARVSNLREVDWNNFQPNFYMIFEPGTLQDLPFTYLTSFYLPARQERELVELARTFPAVTLLQVDALLAQLRGIVAQVSLAIEYVLLFVLAAGLAVLFAGLQSTLDERIRQGALLRALGAERRLLIGARRAEFALLGAASGLLAALGCELISFLLYRFAFDLSWQPHPWLLSLPLFGALLVGAAGVLGTRRALNVSPLTVLREG
- a CDS encoding ABC transporter ATP-binding protein, whose protein sequence is MGSSILTARNLSKVVPSAEGELTILHDLSLELAAGDSLAIVGSSGSGKSTLLGLLAGLDLPSVGEVALAGQDLGRLDEDQRARVRAEHVGFVFQSFQLLDSLNALENVMLPLELEGRRDARERARALLDRVGLGQRLGHYPRQLSGGEQQRVAIARAFVAAPTVLFADEPTGNLDSHTGERISDLLFELNQERGATLVLVTHDERLAHRCRQLIRLEGGRRIDHVPA
- a CDS encoding arylesterase, which codes for MRTGLLGIVLALLLTAQTAMAETVLVVGDSISAAFGLDTRQGWVALLEQRLAQQGYAHRVVNASLSGDTSAGGAARLPGLLAEHRPSLVIVELGGNDGLRGQPPGQLQQNLAAMVRQSQETGAKVLLLGMRLPPNYGKRYTDAFAGVFTSVAEELEVPLVPFFLEGVGGVPGMMQDDGIHPTADAQPILLGNVWPLLQPLL
- a CDS encoding L,D-transpeptidase family protein encodes the protein MLSRISAVTHCLPLATLFVASSVTALELPLPPAGEDIVGQVQVVKAKYEDTFADLGVANDLGYLEMIAANPGVDAWLPGEGTEIILPTRFILPPGPREGIVINLAEYRMYYFPKGQNVVHTYPLGIGREGWSSPVTDARITGKTPNPGWTPPKSILEEHAADGDPLPAYVPPGPNNPLGPYKMSLSIPGYLIHGTNKKFGIGMRVSHGCFRMLNHNVLQLADMAPVGTPVRIVNEPYKFGRSNGKVYLEAHAPLEDSGAASVVDKHSAVINALLKREELGDLRLDWEVVREVVAAEDGLPVEIAEPEVELVSSAAAAF
- the oprI gene encoding outer membrane lipoprotei OprI, which produces MNNVLKFSALALAAVLATGCSSMSKETEARLTATEDAAARAQARADEAYRKADEALAAAQKAQQTADEANERALRMLEKASRK
- a CDS encoding GNAT family N-acetyltransferase: MSEALSIHHDQRGHQFETTVDGDRAYLAYMDLGKQTLDIYRTFVPNSLRGRGIAAALTEHALQYAERTGYTVIPSCSYVERYIERRQRHLAKG